A single Paenibacillus kribbensis DNA region contains:
- a CDS encoding Rrf2 family transcriptional regulator, translating into MSVSSRFYIGIHILSLLEINKEGNNSSEMIADSVNTHPVMIRKIMGMLKKSGLVNVTHGKAGAKLARNLSEITLFDVYKAVNAVNDNTLFNIQEKPNPDCPVGKNLQVTIEPIFSLAQRALEKVLEQVTLQDIVADLDRDSDSLD; encoded by the coding sequence ATGTCCGTAAGTTCTCGGTTTTATATAGGTATACACATTTTGTCGTTGTTGGAGATTAATAAAGAAGGAAATAACTCATCTGAAATGATTGCAGACAGCGTAAATACACACCCTGTAATGATCCGTAAAATTATGGGGATGTTAAAAAAATCAGGATTGGTGAATGTAACCCATGGAAAAGCAGGGGCTAAACTCGCACGAAATCTAAGTGAAATAACATTATTCGATGTTTACAAAGCAGTGAATGCAGTGAATGACAATACTTTATTTAATATTCAAGAGAAACCAAACCCAGATTGTCCGGTTGGTAAAAACCTCCAAGTGACGATTGAACCTATTTTTTCATTGGCACAAAGAGCATTGGAAAAAGTACTTGAACAAGTAACTTTACAAGATATAGTGGCTGATCTAGATAGGGATTCGGATTCACTTGATTAG